A single window of Verrucomicrobiia bacterium DNA harbors:
- a CDS encoding sugar phosphate isomerase/epimerase family protein yields the protein MTSSPSERVAVCSWSLQPADVFDLLQKLEQAGISRVQLALDPLWKNTPQWNHAAAELKQAGISVISGMFGCAGEDYSSLESIRRTGGIAPDETWDENQKRIDVVAEIAAAMLLPLVTFHAGFLPHQTTDPNFSVLLYRVRHVADVFAKLNINVAFETGQETAPDLAQFLESLDAPNAGVNFDPANMLLYDKGDPIAAVRTLAPWIRQVHIKDAQRTQVPGTWGREVPVGSGEVNWAAFFGELKAIGYAGDFVIEREAASQRVADVRLARELIERFAA from the coding sequence ATGACTTCTTCGCCATCCGAGCGTGTCGCGGTTTGCAGTTGGTCGCTGCAACCGGCCGATGTCTTCGATCTCCTGCAAAAACTTGAACAGGCAGGGATCTCCCGCGTGCAGCTCGCGCTTGATCCGCTGTGGAAAAACACGCCGCAGTGGAATCATGCGGCGGCGGAATTGAAGCAGGCGGGCATCAGCGTTATCTCGGGCATGTTTGGTTGTGCGGGTGAGGATTACTCCAGCCTGGAAAGCATCCGCCGCACGGGCGGCATCGCCCCTGACGAGACCTGGGATGAGAATCAGAAACGCATCGACGTAGTCGCTGAAATCGCCGCCGCAATGTTGCTCCCGCTTGTCACCTTTCACGCGGGATTTCTTCCGCATCAAACCACCGACCCGAATTTCAGTGTGCTGTTGTATCGCGTCAGGCATGTGGCCGACGTGTTTGCAAAATTGAATATCAACGTCGCGTTTGAAACGGGACAGGAGACAGCGCCTGACCTGGCGCAGTTCCTGGAATCCCTGGATGCTCCGAATGCTGGCGTTAATTTTGATCCCGCGAACATGCTTCTGTATGACAAGGGCGACCCGATCGCGGCGGTTCGCACGCTGGCTCCGTGGATTCGGCAGGTGCACATCAAGGATGCGCAGCGGACGCAGGTGCCGGGGACGTGGGGCAGGGAGGTGCCTGTCGGATCGGGCGAAGTGAACTGGGCCGCGTTCTTCGGTGAACTCAAGGCGATTGGGTATGCTGGAGATTTTGTGATTGAACGCGAGGCGGCGTCGCAACGCGTTGCGGATGTAAGGCTCGCACGGGAACTTATTGAAAGGTTCGCCGCGTGA
- a CDS encoding Gfo/Idh/MocA family oxidoreductase → MSQPAATQKLVNVAVVGLGFMGMTHLRAYLKNPLARVRAVCDPSRAPVNGILPAVGGNIGAPEDVRLGPDVKVFRKLEDLLADPAIHLVDICTPTPLHPAQAIAALRAGKHVMCEKPLARTSAEAREIQDVARSAPGVLMPAMCMRFWSGWGFLREMVREERFGKTLSAHFFRGSEKPAWGKSWTAQGGGDLGGALFDLHIHDTDFVYFLFGRPDAVFATGRVTADGMVEHVVTQYQYPRGPVVSAEGSWLRAQGFNMGYQVQCERATIEFDLARGTEALRIIEPGKPVAVVPCGAPDGYAAEIDYLLNCLVNGETTEKVTPADAVAGLEICEAEEKSIRTQTIVPL, encoded by the coding sequence GTGAGCCAGCCCGCTGCAACGCAGAAGCTGGTGAACGTGGCGGTGGTTGGTCTTGGGTTCATGGGCATGACGCACCTCCGCGCCTATCTGAAGAATCCGCTCGCGCGCGTTCGAGCGGTTTGTGATCCGTCGCGGGCGCCAGTGAACGGCATTCTTCCGGCGGTGGGCGGGAACATTGGAGCGCCGGAAGATGTTCGTCTGGGCCCAGACGTGAAAGTTTTCCGGAAGCTCGAGGATCTGCTGGCGGATCCTGCGATTCATTTGGTGGACATTTGCACGCCGACACCACTGCATCCTGCCCAGGCGATTGCCGCGTTGCGCGCGGGCAAGCATGTGATGTGCGAGAAACCGCTGGCGCGCACCTCGGCAGAGGCGCGGGAAATCCAGGACGTGGCTCGCAGTGCGCCGGGCGTTTTGATGCCGGCCATGTGCATGCGCTTCTGGAGCGGCTGGGGATTTTTGAGGGAGATGGTCCGCGAAGAGCGTTTTGGAAAAACCCTTTCAGCACATTTTTTCAGGGGCTCCGAAAAGCCGGCGTGGGGCAAATCCTGGACGGCTCAAGGAGGCGGCGACCTGGGCGGCGCGTTGTTCGATCTCCACATCCACGACACCGACTTCGTTTACTTCCTGTTCGGACGGCCTGACGCTGTTTTCGCCACGGGGCGTGTCACGGCGGACGGCATGGTGGAGCACGTCGTCACCCAATACCAATATCCGCGCGGACCCGTGGTGTCGGCCGAGGGAAGCTGGCTGCGGGCGCAGGGATTCAACATGGGCTATCAGGTGCAATGCGAGCGTGCGACGATTGAATTCGACCTGGCGCGCGGCACGGAAGCCTTGCGCATCATCGAGCCGGGAAAGCCCGTTGCGGTTGTTCCGTGCGGTGCTCCTGACGGTTACGCCGCCGAGATCGATTACCTGTTGAACTGCCTTGTGAACGGCGAAACGACCGAAAAGGTGACGCCGGCTGATGCGGTCGCCGGGCTTGAAATTTGCGAAGCGGAGGAGAAGTCAATTCGCACTCAGACGATTGTGCCGCTTTGA
- a CDS encoding MFS transporter has product MKHSPRLKLFVMMVLEFFIWGAWLPLIFSYLPSLGFTFAQQAWILNAFPIAAIVGLFFSNQFADRNFSAERFLGFSHLVGGLAMLGLAFTQSFWMFFTLMMIHCLLYVPTISIVNSIAFANMQDSKKEFGLVRMGGTIGWILAAWPFTFILVDWEAVRAANPQGFTDWIATALKSGLTGAALQSATKWTYIVAGVASLMLAAFSLVLPHTPPRKAAAGSSEKLAWLEAMKLLKHPFVLVLWLVTLVDSFVHNAYFNWTGTFLGAARTAGGVGMAGNWIMPVMSVGQVAEILTMFILGATLKRLGWRITMIAGILGHAARFGVYAYLPQHQELIVLVQILHGVCYAFFFATVYIFVDAYFPKDARSSAQGLFNVMILGIGCLLANSICPYLMQSVFTKNGVTDFRALFHVPMISSIVAAIAMALFFHPPKSEKVPETIH; this is encoded by the coding sequence ATGAAACATTCGCCCCGCCTGAAACTGTTTGTGATGATGGTCCTGGAGTTCTTCATCTGGGGCGCGTGGCTCCCGCTGATCTTCAGTTACCTTCCAAGCCTGGGATTCACGTTTGCGCAGCAGGCCTGGATCCTGAATGCATTTCCGATCGCCGCGATCGTCGGCCTGTTTTTCAGCAACCAGTTCGCGGATCGCAATTTCTCGGCCGAGCGATTCCTTGGTTTCAGTCATCTGGTCGGCGGCCTTGCGATGCTCGGGCTCGCGTTCACCCAGAGTTTTTGGATGTTCTTCACGTTGATGATGATCCATTGCCTGCTGTACGTGCCGACGATCTCGATCGTAAATTCCATCGCGTTCGCAAACATGCAGGATTCCAAGAAGGAATTCGGGTTGGTGAGAATGGGTGGGACGATCGGTTGGATCCTCGCGGCGTGGCCGTTCACGTTCATCCTGGTGGACTGGGAAGCAGTGCGCGCGGCCAATCCGCAGGGCTTCACGGACTGGATCGCGACCGCTTTGAAATCCGGGCTCACAGGCGCAGCGCTGCAATCGGCAACGAAATGGACTTACATCGTGGCGGGCGTTGCATCCCTGATGCTTGCAGCCTTCAGCCTTGTTCTGCCACACACGCCGCCCCGGAAAGCGGCCGCGGGATCCAGCGAAAAGCTTGCGTGGCTGGAGGCGATGAAACTGTTGAAGCATCCCTTCGTGCTCGTGCTGTGGCTCGTGACCCTGGTGGATTCATTCGTGCACAATGCCTACTTCAACTGGACGGGAACCTTCCTTGGCGCGGCGCGAACGGCGGGCGGCGTTGGAATGGCGGGGAACTGGATCATGCCCGTGATGAGCGTTGGACAGGTGGCCGAGATCCTGACGATGTTCATTCTCGGAGCGACGCTGAAACGCCTGGGGTGGCGGATCACGATGATCGCCGGGATTCTTGGCCATGCCGCGCGGTTCGGAGTTTATGCGTATTTGCCCCAGCACCAGGAACTGATCGTCCTCGTGCAGATCCTGCACGGCGTCTGTTACGCATTCTTCTTCGCCACGGTTTATATCTTCGTGGACGCGTATTTTCCAAAGGATGCGCGGTCCAGTGCGCAGGGATTGTTCAATGTGATGATCCTTGGCATTGGCTGCCTGCTGGCGAATTCCATCTGCCCGTATCTGATGCAATCAGTGTTCACCAAAAATGGCGTGACGGATTTTCGCGCGCTGTTCCATGTGCCGATGATTTCATCGATTGTTGCGGCAATCGCCATGGCATTGTTCTTTCATCCGCCGAAAAGCGAGAAGGTGCCGGAAACCATTCACTGA
- a CDS encoding DUF1080 domain-containing protein, translating to MRSCCWLFLLIGAICRMPAADEPRTGGGSPPPGFKELFNGRDLSGWWGAETEDPRKYMDLPAAGLQRKKVASLADIRRHWSVEGDELVNDGGGLYLTTDEFFGNFELRLEYKTVSGADSGIYLRGCPQVQIWDSTDASKFAIGADKGSGGLWNNPAGAAGKDPLAKADRPFGEWNQFRIVMIGARVWVWLNGVQTVNGATMHHYFSREVPIPALGPIQLQTHGGEIRWRNIFLRPVDNGEAVDWLRRAELAGLDPLFNGRDFSGWLGATNSFEIAEGVIACRKGQSGTLYSARQFTNFTVRVEFNLPPGGNNGLALRYPGQGDPAYSGMCELQVLDERYEAVTGRKIDPRQAHGSAYGMVAAVRGYQFPAGEWNFQEITVRGSRITAELNGTPILDADLSKVREFMGNNAHPGKDRAFGHFGFAGHNDAVKFRNIFIQHIP from the coding sequence ATGCGTTCATGTTGTTGGCTGTTCCTGTTGATCGGAGCCATCTGCCGGATGCCTGCGGCGGACGAGCCGCGGACGGGGGGCGGGAGTCCGCCGCCGGGATTTAAAGAACTGTTCAACGGCCGTGACCTGAGCGGCTGGTGGGGAGCTGAAACGGAAGACCCGCGCAAGTACATGGACCTTCCCGCAGCCGGCCTTCAGCGGAAGAAGGTGGCGAGCCTTGCCGACATTCGGCGTCACTGGTCGGTCGAGGGTGACGAATTGGTGAACGACGGTGGCGGTCTTTATCTCACGACGGATGAGTTCTTTGGCAACTTTGAGCTGAGGCTCGAATACAAAACAGTTTCGGGGGCGGACAGCGGGATCTATTTGCGGGGTTGTCCGCAAGTGCAGATCTGGGATTCAACCGATGCCAGCAAGTTTGCGATCGGGGCTGACAAGGGATCGGGCGGCTTGTGGAACAACCCAGCCGGCGCGGCAGGCAAGGATCCATTGGCAAAGGCTGACCGTCCGTTCGGGGAGTGGAATCAATTCCGAATCGTGATGATCGGCGCGCGTGTCTGGGTCTGGCTGAACGGCGTTCAAACTGTAAATGGCGCCACGATGCATCATTACTTCTCACGAGAAGTCCCGATTCCGGCGCTGGGTCCCATTCAACTGCAGACCCATGGCGGTGAAATCCGGTGGCGGAATATTTTCTTGCGGCCTGTGGACAATGGCGAGGCGGTGGATTGGTTGCGGCGGGCGGAATTGGCGGGTTTGGATCCGTTGTTCAATGGGCGCGATTTTTCCGGGTGGCTCGGGGCGACGAACTCGTTTGAGATTGCTGAAGGAGTCATCGCGTGTCGAAAAGGGCAGTCAGGAACGCTGTACTCAGCGCGGCAGTTTACGAACTTCACCGTTCGCGTGGAGTTCAATCTTCCACCCGGCGGGAACAACGGGCTCGCGTTGCGATACCCAGGTCAGGGTGATCCGGCCTATTCAGGAATGTGCGAGCTCCAGGTGCTCGATGAACGATATGAAGCGGTGACGGGCCGCAAGATCGATCCGCGCCAGGCACATGGGTCGGCTTACGGAATGGTCGCTGCAGTTCGCGGCTATCAGTTTCCCGCTGGCGAATGGAATTTCCAGGAGATCACTGTGCGCGGTTCCCGGATCACGGCTGAACTCAACGGAACTCCGATCCTTGACGCCGATCTCAGCAAGGTTCGAGAGTTCATGGGAAACAATGCCCATCCGGGCAAGGACCGCGCGTTTGGTCATTTTGGTTTTGCGGGGCATAACGACGCGGTGAAGTTTCGCAACATTTTCATCCAACACATTCCGTGA
- a CDS encoding Gfo/Idh/MocA family oxidoreductase, whose product MNPIQPASRRTFLKTVGTALCAAPFVTSGLLARSPNSVLRHASFGGGGMAFGDLTVIGNWKGVELAAICDVDSHRAAEARERFPNARFYRDWRELLEKEGGQLDSVNVSTPDHMHAAIAVTAMRMGKHVYCQKPLAHDLYEVRRMTEIAAEQKVVTQMGIQIHSAAPYRTGVRILRDRVIGKVREIHSWCPKSWGDTAPLPRRSDPIPPGLDWDLWLGVCHHRPYIGSEYYHPFNWRKRLDFGTGTLGDMGCHLFDPLFTALELKAPIAIRSEGAGPNKWNWPLNGKVIFQFDGTSYTAADVLPVTWYDGEAKLPAGVVALLEGHEVPETGSVIIGTEGVLLLPHFSRPSLFPQARFKEYELPELGDLNHWGEFVKACMGEGKTSTDFSYSGPLTETILAGCVASRFPQTDLKWNSEKLRFNLRDANKLVRRRYRRGWRVEGLS is encoded by the coding sequence ATGAATCCAATCCAGCCCGCATCGCGCCGTACTTTTCTCAAAACTGTTGGAACCGCTCTGTGCGCCGCGCCGTTTGTCACGTCGGGACTGCTGGCACGCTCGCCCAACAGCGTCCTGCGGCACGCGAGTTTTGGCGGCGGCGGCATGGCGTTCGGCGATCTCACTGTGATCGGCAACTGGAAGGGCGTTGAACTGGCGGCCATCTGTGATGTGGATTCGCATCGCGCCGCGGAAGCCCGCGAGCGTTTCCCGAATGCCAGGTTCTATCGCGACTGGCGTGAGTTGCTGGAGAAGGAGGGCGGCCAGCTCGACTCGGTGAACGTTTCGACACCCGACCACATGCATGCGGCCATTGCGGTGACTGCGATGCGCATGGGGAAACATGTTTACTGTCAAAAGCCGCTGGCGCACGACCTGTATGAAGTGCGGCGGATGACTGAGATTGCGGCGGAGCAGAAGGTGGTGACGCAGATGGGAATTCAGATTCATTCGGCCGCGCCGTACCGCACGGGGGTTCGGATCCTGCGCGATCGTGTGATTGGGAAGGTGCGCGAGATTCATTCGTGGTGCCCGAAATCGTGGGGCGACACCGCGCCGCTGCCCAGGCGTTCGGATCCCATTCCGCCTGGGCTGGATTGGGACCTTTGGCTCGGCGTCTGTCACCATCGGCCTTACATTGGAAGCGAATATTATCATCCGTTCAACTGGCGCAAGCGGCTCGATTTCGGGACAGGCACGCTGGGTGACATGGGGTGTCATCTGTTTGATCCGCTGTTTACCGCGCTGGAATTGAAGGCGCCCATTGCGATCCGATCGGAAGGGGCGGGGCCGAACAAATGGAACTGGCCGTTGAACGGCAAAGTGATCTTTCAATTCGACGGCACGTCTTACACGGCTGCGGATGTATTGCCGGTCACGTGGTATGACGGCGAAGCGAAGCTGCCTGCGGGAGTCGTGGCTTTGTTGGAAGGCCACGAAGTTCCAGAGACAGGTTCGGTCATCATTGGAACGGAAGGGGTTTTGCTGCTGCCCCATTTTAGCCGCCCTTCATTGTTCCCGCAGGCGCGATTCAAGGAGTACGAATTGCCCGAGTTGGGCGACCTGAATCATTGGGGCGAATTTGTGAAGGCGTGCATGGGCGAGGGGAAGACATCAACCGACTTTTCGTATTCTGGTCCGCTCACGGAAACAATCCTGGCTGGCTGCGTGGCGTCGCGTTTTCCGCAAACGGATCTGAAATGGAATTCCGAAAAACTGCGATTCAACCTGCGCGACGCCAACAAGCTGGTTCGGCGCCGCTATCGCCGGGGGTGGCGGGTGGAAGGTTTGTCCTGA
- a CDS encoding complex I NDUFA9 subunit family protein, producing the protein MVTLVTGGTGFVGRSIVRELRARGHQVRLLARDVRSRRVIDFAAANTAELREGNVADPSSLKDACKKVDCIVHLVGIISEAGRQTFESVHTEGTRNILTAAAGAGVRRFIHMSALGTRPNAVARYHKSKWAAEELVRASKLDWTIFRPSIIYGRDDGFVNLFARISRFSPVVPLIGNGEMRFAPIPVEAVAAAFASAPANLSCVGQTFDLCAQEILTLEEVIDCILQVTRRRRLKIGMPLSLMRMQARLLEILFNLLGKAPPLNRDQLLMLQEDNVGNAQPAMDQFGLEFPPFAEGIRRYLV; encoded by the coding sequence ATGGTGACGCTCGTCACAGGCGGAACAGGATTTGTCGGGCGTTCCATTGTCCGTGAATTGCGCGCGCGCGGGCATCAGGTCCGGCTGCTCGCGCGCGACGTTCGATCCCGACGTGTGATCGATTTCGCCGCGGCAAACACAGCGGAACTGCGCGAGGGCAACGTCGCCGATCCCAGTTCACTGAAAGACGCTTGCAAGAAGGTCGACTGCATCGTCCACCTGGTCGGGATCATCAGCGAAGCCGGCAGGCAGACGTTTGAATCCGTGCATACCGAAGGAACCCGAAACATCCTCACAGCGGCGGCGGGCGCCGGAGTTCGGCGTTTCATTCACATGAGCGCACTCGGCACGCGCCCCAACGCAGTCGCGCGCTATCACAAATCCAAGTGGGCCGCCGAGGAACTGGTGCGGGCGAGCAAACTGGACTGGACGATCTTTCGCCCCTCGATCATCTACGGCCGGGACGACGGTTTCGTTAATCTGTTCGCCCGCATCAGCAGGTTCTCGCCAGTCGTGCCGCTCATCGGCAACGGCGAGATGCGATTCGCTCCCATTCCCGTCGAGGCAGTGGCGGCTGCATTCGCTTCGGCGCCTGCCAACCTGTCATGCGTCGGACAAACGTTCGATCTCTGCGCGCAGGAAATCCTGACGCTCGAAGAAGTCATCGACTGCATTCTTCAGGTGACACGCCGCAGACGATTGAAGATTGGAATGCCACTCAGCCTCATGCGAATGCAGGCGCGTCTGCTGGAAATCCTGTTCAACCTGCTTGGCAAAGCTCCACCGCTGAATCGCGATCAGTTGCTGATGCTGCAGGAAGACAATGTCGGGAATGCGCAACCTGCCATGGATCAATTCGGACTCGAATTTCCACCCTTCGCGGAAGGCATCAGGCGTTATCTCGTGTAG
- a CDS encoding M3 family oligoendopeptidase, with protein MSLLPFENLPAHKPRRFVPSDIDLGDWSQIQPLFELLETRAAQSASASDLEQWLIDWSELSAALDEEASKRYIAMTCHTDNTQAEKAYLHFVEKVDPELKPRQFALAKLFLAHPQRPRLDRSRFAVLDRDLQNQVELFRPENVPLETEEARLSQQYQKLFGSLTVMFRGEERTLVQMGRYLEEPDRNLRREAWELVANRRLQESDTFEEIFDRLVKLRQQIAKNAGFDNYRDYAFRRLGRFDYTPADCEKFHHAVQTVVMPLMKELQDRRRQMLKVDALQPWDLSVDPMNRPPLKPFEQVEHMVSRTQRVFDRLDSELARGFQQMQDLRLLDLANRKGKAPGGYQSTLAESRLPFIFMNAVGLQRDVETILHEAGHAFHALAARDEDIYSYRNAPIEFCEVASMSMELLGNEFIEEFYSPADGNRARKTHLEGVIGVFPWIATVDAFQHWIYTHPGHTRAERSLAWLDLMDRFGGDVDWHGYDKSRAYLWHRQLHIFIHPFYYIEYGIAQLGALQVWANSRKDKAGALNAYKKALELGGSRPLPELFSAAGAKLQFDAATMEPLIGLTREELAKLDAV; from the coding sequence ATGAGTCTATTGCCCTTTGAGAATCTGCCCGCCCACAAGCCGCGGCGCTTTGTGCCCTCGGATATTGACCTTGGGGACTGGAGCCAGATTCAACCGCTTTTCGAGCTCCTGGAGACCCGGGCCGCGCAGTCCGCGTCGGCTTCAGATCTGGAACAATGGCTGATCGACTGGAGCGAACTGAGCGCCGCGCTGGACGAGGAAGCGTCGAAACGTTACATCGCCATGACATGTCACACGGACAACACACAGGCGGAGAAGGCATACCTTCATTTCGTCGAGAAGGTTGATCCCGAGCTGAAGCCCCGCCAGTTTGCGCTGGCCAAGCTCTTTCTCGCGCATCCGCAACGGCCCCGCCTCGACAGGTCGCGCTTCGCTGTGCTCGATCGAGACCTGCAGAATCAGGTTGAACTCTTCCGCCCGGAAAATGTTCCGCTTGAAACGGAGGAGGCGCGGTTGAGCCAGCAGTATCAAAAACTGTTCGGTTCCCTCACAGTGATGTTCCGGGGCGAGGAACGCACGCTTGTGCAAATGGGACGCTACCTGGAAGAGCCCGACCGCAACCTGCGGCGTGAAGCTTGGGAGCTGGTCGCAAATCGCAGACTCCAGGAGTCAGACACGTTCGAGGAGATCTTCGACCGCCTGGTGAAACTGCGCCAGCAGATCGCAAAAAATGCCGGATTCGACAATTACCGGGATTATGCCTTTCGCCGCCTCGGCCGCTTTGACTACACGCCGGCCGACTGTGAAAAATTTCATCACGCCGTGCAGACTGTCGTCATGCCCCTCATGAAGGAACTTCAGGATCGGCGGCGCCAGATGCTGAAAGTCGACGCACTGCAGCCATGGGATCTTTCCGTCGATCCCATGAATCGCCCGCCTTTGAAACCGTTCGAGCAAGTCGAACACATGGTTTCCAGGACGCAGCGCGTCTTCGATCGACTCGACTCCGAACTCGCGCGCGGTTTTCAGCAAATGCAGGACTTGCGTCTGCTGGATCTCGCCAATCGCAAGGGCAAGGCGCCTGGCGGATACCAATCAACGCTGGCGGAATCGCGGTTGCCGTTCATTTTCATGAATGCGGTGGGATTGCAGCGGGACGTCGAAACGATCCTTCACGAAGCGGGACACGCGTTTCATGCGCTCGCAGCCCGCGACGAGGATATTTATTCCTATCGCAACGCTCCCATCGAGTTCTGTGAGGTGGCGTCCATGAGCATGGAACTCCTTGGCAACGAATTCATCGAGGAATTTTATTCCCCGGCCGATGGCAACCGTGCACGCAAGACCCACCTCGAAGGCGTCATCGGCGTGTTTCCGTGGATCGCCACGGTGGACGCATTCCAGCATTGGATCTACACCCATCCCGGCCACACACGGGCGGAACGGTCGCTGGCATGGCTGGATCTCATGGACAGGTTTGGCGGGGATGTCGACTGGCATGGCTACGATAAAAGCCGCGCGTACCTGTGGCATCGACAGCTCCATATCTTCATACATCCTTTCTATTACATTGAGTACGGCATCGCACAGCTGGGCGCGCTGCAGGTTTGGGCGAATTCCAGGAAGGACAAGGCAGGCGCTTTGAACGCCTATAAGAAGGCGTTGGAACTGGGCGGATCCCGCCCGCTACCTGAGCTCTTCTCGGCCGCTGGCGCAAAGCTTCAATTCGATGCAGCGACCATGGAGCCGCTCATCGGGCTGACACGCGAGGAACTGGCGAAACTCGACGCGGTGTAA
- a CDS encoding sugar transferase, with protein sequence MNTTLTQPAAQGRLIETGIPIWKRILDIALIVGTAPVWLPIMLLVGLLIKTVSPGPALFRQERVGYLGRRFTCFKFRTMVVNADVNIHKGHLAYLMGSNAPMTKLDSARDPRLIPCGLLLRSLGIDELPQLFNVLRGDMSLVGPRPCVPYEYEGYAAHHRQRFEAAPGLTGLWQVSGKNRTTFEQMIQLDIHYARNLSFVTDLKIMFKTVPAILSQTKDLGGEQKPVAKAIPQTTVMQN encoded by the coding sequence ATGAATACAACTTTGACGCAGCCGGCCGCACAGGGCCGTTTGATTGAAACGGGAATTCCAATTTGGAAACGGATTCTGGACATTGCACTGATTGTCGGCACCGCTCCGGTCTGGCTTCCGATCATGCTCCTTGTCGGGCTGCTGATCAAAACTGTCTCGCCGGGTCCCGCGCTTTTCCGGCAGGAACGGGTTGGTTACCTTGGCCGCCGGTTCACCTGCTTCAAGTTCCGCACGATGGTGGTCAATGCCGACGTCAATATTCACAAGGGTCACCTCGCATATCTCATGGGCTCGAATGCCCCGATGACGAAACTGGATTCCGCCCGCGATCCCCGCCTGATTCCTTGCGGCCTGCTGCTGCGCTCGCTCGGTATCGATGAACTTCCGCAGTTGTTTAATGTCCTGCGCGGCGACATGAGCCTGGTCGGTCCGCGCCCCTGTGTTCCCTACGAATATGAAGGTTACGCGGCGCATCATCGCCAGCGTTTTGAAGCGGCGCCTGGTTTGACGGGCCTGTGGCAGGTGAGCGGAAAGAATCGCACCACGTTTGAGCAGATGATCCAGTTGGACATCCATTACGCTCGCAACCTTTCGTTCGTCACCGATCTCAAGATCATGTTCAAGACCGTCCCTGCCATTCTATCGCAGACAAAGGATCTCGGTGGAGAACAGAAGCCAGTCGCAAAGGCAATTCCCCAGACGACGGTAATGCAGAATTGA
- a CDS encoding Gfo/Idh/MocA family oxidoreductase, which translates to MTTQLKLGVVGCGYWGPNLIRNFRALQQCSLTSMCDINRERLEHLTTLYPDVFPETDFERMVSDPALDALVIATGLRQHFPMARASLLAGKHTFIEKPMASSVAECEELIAIAERSGLVLMIGHTYLYSPAVRKMRDIVEWGDIGEIRYISARRLNLGIRQHDINVAWDLAPHDLSIILHIMEGSPISVNCHGAAHVTPGVADVTTMCLNFPGNSSAIIQSSWLDPRKTREMTIVGSKRMIVYDDVAPIEKLKVYDGRVQCPPHYDTFGDFHYSYHYGDMYIPYIRQEEPLRSECQHFLDCIREGISPLTDGRQGLEMVRILEASSESLRRGGQSVDLPPAAIARANTFAASGVGGFCPPNSLDRDSSERVLRA; encoded by the coding sequence ATGACGACGCAGCTCAAACTTGGCGTGGTGGGCTGCGGTTACTGGGGGCCGAATCTGATCCGCAATTTTCGCGCGCTACAGCAATGCTCCCTCACAAGCATGTGCGACATCAACCGCGAGCGGTTGGAACATCTCACGACGCTGTACCCCGACGTATTTCCGGAAACTGACTTCGAGCGAATGGTGTCCGATCCAGCGTTGGACGCATTGGTGATTGCCACCGGGCTCCGACAGCATTTTCCCATGGCGCGCGCCAGCTTGCTCGCGGGCAAGCATACGTTCATCGAAAAGCCCATGGCTTCATCGGTGGCGGAATGCGAGGAGTTGATTGCGATAGCGGAACGCAGCGGGCTCGTGCTGATGATTGGACACACCTACCTGTACTCACCCGCGGTTCGCAAAATGCGTGACATCGTGGAGTGGGGGGACATTGGAGAGATACGCTACATCTCCGCGCGCCGGCTCAATCTCGGAATTCGCCAGCACGACATCAATGTTGCCTGGGACCTGGCGCCGCATGATCTCTCGATCATTCTGCATATCATGGAAGGATCTCCAATCAGCGTGAATTGCCACGGAGCAGCGCATGTTACTCCAGGCGTCGCTGACGTCACAACGATGTGTCTCAACTTCCCCGGAAATAGCTCAGCGATCATTCAAAGCAGCTGGCTCGATCCGCGGAAAACCCGTGAGATGACGATCGTAGGCAGCAAGCGGATGATTGTTTACGACGATGTCGCGCCCATCGAGAAGCTCAAAGTCTATGACGGGCGTGTGCAATGTCCGCCGCATTACGACACATTCGGCGACTTTCATTATTCCTATCACTACGGCGACATGTATATCCCCTACATCAGGCAGGAGGAACCCTTGCGATCGGAGTGCCAGCATTTCCTCGACTGCATCAGGGAAGGTATCAGCCCGCTGACGGATGGACGCCAGGGCCTTGAGATGGTTCGCATCCTGGAAGCGTCGTCGGAATCGCTCCGTCGTGGCGGCCAATCGGTTGATCTTCCGCCTGCCGCCATTGCCCGCGCCAACACCTTCGCAGCGTCGGGCGTCGGAGGATTCTGCCCGCCGAATTCTCTGGACCGCGACAGTTCCGAGCGTGTATTGCGGGCCTGA